Within the Sulfitobacter sp. JL08 genome, the region CGCCCCCTTAGGCAAGGGGCGGCCGGTGCCGATCCGGCGTCAGGAACTGTGCCGGATCAGATTGTCGTGGCGGCGCGCAGGCGCGACAGGTTCAGAATCGCACCGCGCGTTTCCATGATCCAGGCGGCAACAAGCGCATAGACAATATGGCCCCACAGTGCGACCCATGTGATGCCACCCCAGCCCAGAAATGGCGGGTTTCCGACCACAAGATGCGCCATGACATACAGCGCGAAAACCCAAAGCACGACACCGTAGACAACCGCCGTTACCATCCACGGCAGCGCCGGCAGGATCGCGCGTTGAACCGGGCGGGCGATGGCAAAGTAACCAACCGCGTAAAACACCAGTCCCGTCACCAGATGCAGCAAATGCGCAGCGCCGGGCGGGTTGGCTCCGAAAATGGTTTTCAGCGATGCGCCCGCCAACCCCACAGGGGCCAGTTTGGCGTATCCCAGCAAGGGGCTGATGGCTTGCCCGAAGGCATCAAAGGCCAGTGTGGCAAAGGCACCGGCAGTCAGGACTGTGGCAAGGGTTCGGTTCATGTCGGGTTCTCCGGTTCAGACAGGTTGGTGTGTCATCCCCAAGATGTGCGCGCCCATGTTGGATTGCGCGCATTGTCACGGTCCTATGATCCTTGTGGGGTGTTTTGAAACACGATCTGACACAAAGCCCGCGATTGTCTGACGTCTGCGTGAACCGCGTTACAGATACTGCCGGGTTTGCGGCAGCGATTGAAACAATCCCATCAGGACGCGGGCAGAAACACACGGCTGGGATGCAATTCACCGGCCTTGTAGACACCCACTGCCACGGCGCGCCCGTCCAGCGATGCCCAGCATTCTTCGCCGTAGTCGACATCCGATGCGATCACCATTCCGGGGTTGCCGTTGCGCAGGCGTACCGCGCCCTCGGGTGTGCAGCGCAGTTCCGGCAGATCGGCCAGCCCGATTTCCAGCGGTTGCAAATAGGTGTCAAGGTCCGGGGTGCGCGCCATGGCATCAAGCGTATCCAGCGTCAGCGCGCCGCCTAGGTCGAACGGGCCGGACCAGATACGGCGCAATGAAACGACATGCCCCAGACAGCCCAGCATCTTGCCCAGATCACGGGCAATGGCGCGCACATAGCCGCCCTTGCCACAGGTCATTTCCAACACCGCATGATCCGCATCGGGCCGATCCGTCAGAACCAGCTCTTCGACCCAGAGTGGGCGGGCGGCGATGTCCATGGTTTCGCCGTCGCGCGCCAGTTTATAGGCGCGCTGCCCGTCGATTTTCACAGCGGAAAACTGCGGCGGCACCTGTTCGATTTCACCGATAAAGCCGGACAGCGCCTGTTTGATCTGATCGTCTGTCGGGCGTGTATCGCTTTGCGCAATCACCTCGCCCTCGGCGTCATCTGTATTGGTGGCCTGCCCGAACCTGATCTTGAATGTATAGGCCTTCAGCGCGTCGGTAATGTAGGGCACGGTTTTTGTGGCCTCACCCAGGGCAACGGCCAGAACGCCGGTTGCATCGGGGTCCAGCGTTCCGGCATGGCCTGCCTTCTTGGCGTCGAACGCCCAGCGTACCTTGTTCACGACAGCCGTCGAAGTCGGTCCTGCCGGTTTGTCGATCACAACCCATCCGGAAATGTCGCGGCCTTTGCGTTTACGTGCCATGTGCTGTCCCAGATTGCCCAGTTGATGTAAGGTTCGGTGGTCCGGCTGCGCCCTTACACGCCGCGGTAAGGTGCCGTCAATTCGCGCGCGGCCGCTATTGTTCCAGCGGCACGACGGTGCCCACGATCGGGCCCAGCCTGAACCCTGCATCGTTGCGTTCAAGATCGGGTGCATAAAGCCGCGAAATGTTACCGTCGAAATACAGCGCATTGGGCAGCTTCAGCCCGTCGCGGAACAGCTCACCGAATTCGTGAAAGGTGACCGGCACGCTTGAAATTGCAAAGACCGCGCGTGTGCCATCGGCACTGGTGCCCACCCCGTTGCGAATATAGCGAGACGTGCTGTCAGGCAGGAACCGCGGGTGCAGTTCGCCATCAATCACCAGCATCGGGCCGGATTGCGTGGCAAACCTGCAGTCGGGCGTTTCTTCGACAAAGCGCAGCGTTTCGATCACATCGGCGCGGCCCTTCCGGATGCAGAAGACCCCGTTGGGCAAAAGCCCGAAATTGCCCGGTCCGGCATTGGTGATCACCCGCATCTGTTCGCGCCCGTTTTCTACATAATGCCCGACTGGCGCGCGATCTTCGTGGTACATTCCGGCATTCATCGCGAACCCCAGTTGCAGGTTCTGCTCGGCCAGATGCCGGTTGATTGTAGAAAAATGCCCGTAAGGTGCGCCGCCCTCGGCATAAAGGAACAGACGCATGTCGCTTTGCGTCAGGTCAGCTTCGCAAATCGTATAGGGCACATCCAGATAGGTCACATCGTTGCACACATCCGCCAGCGCAGGCGTGGCCCACATCATAAGTGCCAGCAATGTTGGCGCCGCTTTCATTCCGATGTGTCCGGTGTTTCTGTGTCGCGGCGCACATTGTCCTGATTCAGCATCCTGCGGGTGTCATCCATCCGGTCGAATGTTTCATCCAGCTGGAACCGAAGGTCAGGCGCGAATTTCAGGGCCAGCTTCTTGGACACCGCTCGGCGCAGTTCGCCCTTGTTGCGTGCCAGCAGCTTGATCACTTCATCCTGCCCCTTGCCACCGAGGGGCAGCACATAGGCGGTTGCGATGCGCAAATCAGGCGAGGTGCGCACCTCGCCCACGGTGATGGACATGCGGTTCAGATCGGGATCGTGCACGTCACCGCGTGCCAGAACCTCGGACAAGGTTCTGCGGATCAGTTCGCCAACACGCAGTTGCCGTTGCGACGGGCCGGGGCCATCATGAAACTTGTTCTTTGCCATAGGGCCCATCTAAGGGTTTGCGCAGCCTTTGCCAAGCGCTGCGCGCTTCGCTAGACAAGGCGCAACGCAGCGAAAGGAACACCACATGAGCGAGTTGCCGGGTATCGTCGTGACAGGAGCATCGGGCCGTATGGGCCAGATGCTGATCGAAACGATCCTGTCCAGTGACAAAGTGCGTCTGGTCGGGGCGATCGAACGCAAGGGCCACGACTGGATCGGTCAGGACGTTGGTGTTGCCATGGGGCGCAGCCCGCTGGATGTCCCTGTAGAACATGACCCGCTGGACGCGTTTGCCCGCGCACAGGCCGTGATCGATTTTACCGCGCCCGAGGCAACGCTGGAATTTGCCGCGCTTGCCGCACAGGCCCGTGCGGTGCACGTGATCGGCACCACCGGGATGACGCCCGAGCAGGTGGCCCGTCTTGAACCGGCGGCGCGCCATGCCGTGATCATCCGCGCCGGCAACATGAGCCTTGGTGTCAACCTGCTGACACAACTGACCCGCAAGGTCGCCGCCGCGCTGGATGATGATTACGATATCGAAATTATCGAAGCGCACCACAATCAAAAGGTCGATGCGCCATCCGGCACCGCCCTGATGCTGGGGCAGGCGGCGGCAGACGGGCGCGGTGTCGAACTGGGGGATGTCTCCGATCGCGCCCGCGATGGCATGACGGGCGCGCGCAAACGGGGCGATATCGGCTTTGCCGTGGTGCGGGGCGGCGATATTATCGGCGAACATGATGTGATGTTTGCCGCGATGGGCGAACGCATCATCCTGCGCCATATGGCAAGCGACCGCTCGGTCTTTGCCCGCGGTGCGCTAAAAGCTGCCATTTGGGGGCAGGACAAGGGCCCGGGCCAATATGATATGCTTGACGTGCTTGGACTCTAGCAAATATTTTACGGCAAGTGATCCAATGCGGCCCGTAGGCCGTATCCCAGTGTAAATAACTTGGTTGAGGTTTGACATGATCCGTTCACTTGCCATCGCATTCGCCACTGTTTTCGCGGCTGCACCTGCCTTTGCCGATTTTGCCAAGGTCGACCAGCGCGATGATTTCGTAAGGCTGATCAGCGGCAAGCAACTGACCCTGCCACTTGTTAATCTTGAGGTTGATCCAAACGGCAAGATCACCGGTAAAGGCGCACGCTGGGCCGTGAATGGTACCTGGAGCTGGCAGGACGGTTATTTCTGCCGCGACATCAATTGGGGCGGCAGCGATCTGGGTTACAATTGTCAGGCGGTCGAGGTCAAAGAGGGCCGAGTGCGATTTATCTCGGACAAAGGCACAGGCGATTCCGCGACGTTCCGCCTGAAATAAGCGTCGGCGATTGCGTCAGAAGTCTATCGCAATCCCTTTTTTTTCCCAATCTCCATAGCGGACGGGTTCCGGCCCGTCGCGCCCACCAAGTTCCTTGGGAAGCTTTTCATCTTTTGCTGCGGCACGACGCGCTTCGGCCTCGGCAAGAGCGCGCTGTGCGGCGGGGGGCAGTGCATCATTTTCGGGTGTGTCGTCGGCCATCTCGGGGTTCCTTTTGCGCTGTGCCCTTGATATATGCGCCCGTCCGACTTGGGCAAGGCACCAAAAAGGCGCGCAGTGATGGCCAAACCACCAACAGCTTCAGACACCGGCGTCGCCGCGCGACGCAGTGCCATATATCTGCTGGACCAGATACTGGGACAGGGCCGCCTGCTGCCCGAACTGGTCGGGGCCGGCGCGCTGGATCGATTGCCCCCCGATGATCGCGCCCGCGCACAACGGTTGGCGCTGGACACATTGCGCGGTCTGGAACGCGCGGATCGTCTATTGCACAAGCACCTGCGCAAACCCCCTGCGCTGACGGTGCGCAATGCGCTGCGTCTGGGCACGGTCGAACTGTGTCAGGGCGGCGCGGCGCATGGTGTCGTCAATGCGCTAGTCGAAGTTGTTGGCGCCGACCGTCGCAATGCCAAGCTCAAAGGTCTGGTTAACGCCGTTCTTCGCAAGATTGCCGCCGATGGCCCCGATGCATGGGCCGCACTGCGGTTGCCGCGCCTGCCCAAATGGCTGCGCGTGCCCCTGGTTGAGGCGTGGGGCAGCGCAACCGTCGCCGCCATCGAGGCGGCCCATTTTGCGGGCGCGCCACTGGATTTGACGGCGCGGACCGACCCGCAGGCCGTGGCCACTGCTGTGAACGGTATCGTCCTGCCCACCGGTTCGGTGCGGGTGGCAGATGCGGGGCAAGTGACGACCTTGGCCGGATATGCGCAAGGCG harbors:
- a CDS encoding phosphodiester glycosidase family protein, with amino-acid sequence MKAAPTLLALMMWATPALADVCNDVTYLDVPYTICEADLTQSDMRLFLYAEGGAPYGHFSTINRHLAEQNLQLGFAMNAGMYHEDRAPVGHYVENGREQMRVITNAGPGNFGLLPNGVFCIRKGRADVIETLRFVEETPDCRFATQSGPMLVIDGELHPRFLPDSTSRYIRNGVGTSADGTRAVFAISSVPVTFHEFGELFRDGLKLPNALYFDGNISRLYAPDLERNDAGFRLGPIVGTVVPLEQ
- a CDS encoding RsmB/NOP family class I SAM-dependent RNA methyltransferase → MAKPPTASDTGVAARRSAIYLLDQILGQGRLLPELVGAGALDRLPPDDRARAQRLALDTLRGLERADRLLHKHLRKPPALTVRNALRLGTVELCQGGAAHGVVNALVEVVGADRRNAKLKGLVNAVLRKIAADGPDAWAALRLPRLPKWLRVPLVEAWGSATVAAIEAAHFAGAPLDLTARTDPQAVATAVNGIVLPTGSVRVADAGQVTTLAGYAQGDWWVQDTAAALAVRILSPQAGETVLDMCAAPGGKTMQIAASGAQVTAVDDSAARMARVQDNLDRTGLKADLVVADGMTHGGLYDAILLDAPCSATGTIRRHPDLPFAKDGSEFGALIDLQSRMIDHMWTLLKPGGRMVFCTCSLLPDEGEVQIEEALARHSDMQVDRAALDIDGVDPGWITSEGGLRLRPDYWAAQGGMDGFYMARLRKMGG
- the truB gene encoding tRNA pseudouridine(55) synthase TruB, encoding MARKRKGRDISGWVVIDKPAGPTSTAVVNKVRWAFDAKKAGHAGTLDPDATGVLAVALGEATKTVPYITDALKAYTFKIRFGQATNTDDAEGEVIAQSDTRPTDDQIKQALSGFIGEIEQVPPQFSAVKIDGQRAYKLARDGETMDIAARPLWVEELVLTDRPDADHAVLEMTCGKGGYVRAIARDLGKMLGCLGHVVSLRRIWSGPFDLGGALTLDTLDAMARTPDLDTYLQPLEIGLADLPELRCTPEGAVRLRNGNPGMVIASDVDYGEECWASLDGRAVAVGVYKAGELHPSRVFLPAS
- the dapB gene encoding 4-hydroxy-tetrahydrodipicolinate reductase, coding for MSELPGIVVTGASGRMGQMLIETILSSDKVRLVGAIERKGHDWIGQDVGVAMGRSPLDVPVEHDPLDAFARAQAVIDFTAPEATLEFAALAAQARAVHVIGTTGMTPEQVARLEPAARHAVIIRAGNMSLGVNLLTQLTRKVAAALDDDYDIEIIEAHHNQKVDAPSGTALMLGQAAADGRGVELGDVSDRARDGMTGARKRGDIGFAVVRGGDIIGEHDVMFAAMGERIILRHMASDRSVFARGALKAAIWGQDKGPGQYDMLDVLGL
- a CDS encoding DUF1674 domain-containing protein, which gives rise to MADDTPENDALPPAAQRALAEAEARRAAAKDEKLPKELGGRDGPEPVRYGDWEKKGIAIDF
- a CDS encoding dihydrodipicolinate reductase; translation: MIRSLAIAFATVFAAAPAFADFAKVDQRDDFVRLISGKQLTLPLVNLEVDPNGKITGKGARWAVNGTWSWQDGYFCRDINWGGSDLGYNCQAVEVKEGRVRFISDKGTGDSATFRLK
- the rbfA gene encoding 30S ribosome-binding factor RbfA: MAKNKFHDGPGPSQRQLRVGELIRRTLSEVLARGDVHDPDLNRMSITVGEVRTSPDLRIATAYVLPLGGKGQDEVIKLLARNKGELRRAVSKKLALKFAPDLRFQLDETFDRMDDTRRMLNQDNVRRDTETPDTSE